The Pseudochaenichthys georgianus chromosome 24, fPseGeo1.2, whole genome shotgun sequence genome includes a region encoding these proteins:
- the chac1 gene encoding glutathione-specific gamma-glutamylcyclotransferase 1 has product MKPQDITTGKPSSLWIFGYGSLVWKPDFKYRRSQVGYIQGYKRRFWHGDNFHRGNDELPGRVVTLIEDDDESTWGVAFEVTGSQVEESLKYLNVREGVRGGYVTKMVEFFPEGENQPSVQALVYIATADNTLYLGPASSEMIGVQIAVCRGKSGHNLEYLLRLAEFMRNSCPQVEDHHLFSIEAAALTVVSYVLASQ; this is encoded by the exons ATGAAGCCTCAAGACATCACCACCGGGAAGCCCAGCAGCCTGTGGATCTTCGGGTACGGGTCACTGGTGTGGAAGCCTGACTTCAAGTACAGGAGGAGCCAGGTCGGCTACATTCAAGGCTACAAGAGACGGTTCTGGCACGGAGACAACTTCCACCGCGGGAACGACGAGTTG cccGGAAGAGTGGTGACGCTGATTGAAGATGATGAC GAGAGCACCTGGGGTGTGGCATTCGAGGTGACAGGCTCTCAAGTTGAGGAGTCCTTGAAGTACCTGAATGTGCGCGAGGGGGTCCGCGGAGGCTATGTCACCAAGATGGTGGAGTTCTTCCCAGAGGGGGAGAACCAGCCTTCAGTTCAGGCACTGGTGTACATCGCCACCGCAGACAACACGCTCTACCTGGGGCCGGCTAGCTCGGAGATGATCGGAGTCCAGATCGCAGTGTGCAGGGGGAAGTCGGGCCACAACCTGGAGTACCTGCTCCGCCTGGCCGAGTTCATGAGGAACAGCTGCCCACAGGTTGAAGACCACCACCTGTTCTCCATCGAGGCCGCGGCACTGACCGTGGTGTCCTATGTGTTGGCCTCCCAGTAG
- the dll4 gene encoding delta-like protein 4 yields MAAWFTFTIAFSTTLISQVFGSGVFELELHEFKNHKGLLANGNACKPNCRTYFRICLKNYQAVVSPGDCIFGSTMTAVLGTNSFSAKDSGTLPKPIRIPFTFGWPGSFSLIIEAWHSPYGNLPVDTNNPEFLISFIAIQRQMGVGTDWSQNMQTEKQTELRYSYRFICSESYYGESCSKKCSPRDDRFGHYTCNRDGQLSCLPGWKGKYCEEPICLEGCSERNGNCSKPGECVCREGWQGTFCDECKKYPACKHGTCQLPWQCNCQEGWGGLLCDQDLNFCTHHRPCVNGATCMNTGQGSYTCTCLPGFTGVNCELEMQECDSNPCRNGAICTNLESGYMCTCPQGFEGSHCEHSLLTCADSPCFHSGFCWQTDNGRSYKCECPRGYTGLNCEKRVDKCTSLPCANGGLCLIHGGTRMCSCRAGFIGQRCEININECAGNPCLNSGTCQDRINDYTCTCPAGYGGRNCERILDECSLRTCFNGGLCTGGGGPGKPPASCICLSGFTGPRCEFFAAVTSPVAEEEGQDSFQWAAVSLAVGLVALLVLLCMVGLALRHIHRQAQRERADTETMNNLSNGQKHNLIPECQLKNNNQKRSLEVDCDSEKSNFIHKNYHLDSYNSKSKEFKDEKSREDKSLIYVKCLEDKMPLSRMYSEKPECRISTICSSRDSMYQSVFVIAEERKECVIATEV; encoded by the exons ATGGCAGCCTGGTTCACCTTTACCATCGCATTCAGCACCACGTTGATATCACAG GTATTTGGATCCGGTGTTTTTGAGCTCGAACTGCACGAATTTAAAAACCACAAAGGTTTGCTGGCAAACGGGAATGCATGCAAACCCAACTGCAGGACTTATTTCAGAATTTGCTTGAAGAACTATCAGGCTGTGGTCTCGCCAGGTGACTGCATCTTTGGAAGTACAATGACAGCGGTGCTGGGGACAAACTCTTTCAGCGCCAAGGACAGTGGCACTTTACCTAAACCGATTCGGATACCGTTCACCTTTGGATGGCCG GGGTCCTTTTCATTAATAATTGAAGCCTGGCATTCACCTTATGGAAATCTACCTGTAG ATACCAACAACCCTGAATTCTTGATAAGCTTTATTGCCATCCAAAGACAAATGGGAGTAGGAACTGATTGGTCTCAAAACATGCAGACTGAAAAGCAGACCGAGCTAAGATATTCCTACCGATTCATCTGCAGCGAAAGTTACTATGGAGAAAGTTGTTCCAAAAAATGCTCGCCCAGGGACGACCGATTTGGCCACTACACCTGCAACCGCGACGGGCAGTTATCCTGTCTGCCTGGCTGGAAGGGGAAATACTGCGAAGAAC CTATCTGTCTGGAGGGCTGCAGCGAGAGGAATGGAAACTGCTCCAAACCTGGCGAGTGTGT ATGCAGAGAAGGCTGGCAGGGCACGTTCTGTGACGAGTGTAAGAAGTACCCGGCCTGTAAGCACGGCACCTGCCAGCTGCCATGGCAGTGCAACTGTCAGGAGGGCTGGGGAGGCCTATTATGTGACCAAG ACCTGAACTTCTGCACCCATCACCGTCCATGTGTGAATGGCGCCACCTGTATGAACACGGGACAGGGCAGCTATACGTGTACCTGCCTGCCAGGTTTCACAGGGGTCAACTGTGAGCTGGAGATGCAGGAGTGTGACAGCAACCCCTGCAGGAACGGAGCAATATGCACA AATTTAGAAAGTGGCTACATGTGCACGTGTCCCCAAGGTTTCGAGGGATCCCACTGTGAGCACAGCCTTCTGACGTGCGCAGACTCCCCGTGTTTCCACAGTGGCTTTTGCTGGCAGACGGACAATGGCCGAAGCTACAAGTGCGAGTGTCCCCGCGGCTACACCGGACTCAACTGCGAGAAGAGAGTGGACAAGTGCACGTCGCTTCCCTGCGCTAATG GTGGGCTGTGTCTGATCCACGGTGGCACGCGTATGTGTAGCTGTCGTGCGGGATTCATCGGCCAGCGTTGCGAGATCAACATCAACGAGTGTGCCGGGAATCCCTGCCTCAACAGCGGCACCTGCCAAGACCGCATCAACGACTACACCTGCACCTGTCCCGCGGGCTACGGGGGGCGAAACTGCGAGAGAATCTTGGATGAGTGCTCCCTACGAACCTGCTTCAACGGAGGACTTTGCACCGGGGGCGGCGGGCCAGGGAAGCCTCCAGCATCCTGCATCTGCCTCTCAGGGTTCACCGGACCCCGCTGCGAGTTCTTCGCCGCCGTCACCTCCCCGGTGGCCGAGGAAGAGGGTCAGGACAGCTTCCAGTGGGCGGCTGTGTCCCTGGCCGTGGGACTGGTGGCGCTGCTGGTGCTGCTCTGCATGGTGGGCCTGGCTCTGAGACACATCCACAGGCAGGCCCAGAGAGAGAGGGCCGACACGGAGACCATGAACAACTTGTCCAACGGTCAGAAACACAACCTGATCCCAGAGTGCCAGCTGAAGAACAACAACCAGAAGAGGAGCCTGGAGGTGGACTGCGATTCGGAGAAATCGAACTTTATCCATAAAAACTATCACTTGGACTCTTACAACTCGAAATCGAAAGAGTTCAAGGACGAAAAGTCGCGAGAGGATAAAAGTCTTATTTATGTGAAATGTTTAGAAGACAAAATGCCCTTGAGTAGAATGTACAG TGAAAAGCCAGAGTGTAGGATATCAACGATATGTTCCTCAAGAGACTCCATGTACCAGTCGGTATTCGTTATAGCGGAGGAGAGGAAGGAGTGCGTCATAGCGACCGAG GTATAA